From the Lathyrus oleraceus cultivar Zhongwan6 chromosome 4, CAAS_Psat_ZW6_1.0, whole genome shotgun sequence genome, one window contains:
- the LOC127076551 gene encoding transcription termination factor MTERF2, chloroplastic, translated as MLRFLSNGSNLYQHFTFIPVIIKSLQVFTPATYSTNVPAENEVKLKKFRDKWKDATEVLSKWGCDEDDLKRIFRRCPALRDADPSQVQSKLCLLSDLGLGSSELVKIINCRPRFFRTRINHKFEERLDSLVSLFESKEMLHKAIARNPSLLCENSYDIEGIVAQYEELGVPKRDFIKMLILRPTIISRTSFDDEKLEYISRTGVSKDAKLYKYVVTLIGISRVDTIREKVLNLAKFGFSDDEILGLFGRSPNILTLSTDKVQRNMTFILGTMKLEAKMILKYPYLLFANMETVLKPRGLLAMKIQDMDSKLKIPSILKALRMSEERFLKLFIECHEKEIADELMEFYTRTKEFKRLAASSKTCTTRGFPF; from the coding sequence ATGCTTCGGTTTCTCTCTAATGGGTCAAATCTTTATCAGCATTTTACATTTATCCCAGTTATTATAAAATCGTTGCAAGTTTTCACGCCTGCCACCTATTCGACAAATGTCCCAGCCGAAAATGAGGTTAAATTGAAAAAATTTAGAGATAAATGGAAAGATGCCACTGAAGTTTTGAGTAAATGGGGTTGTGATGAAGACGATTTGAAGAGAATATTTCGCCGTTGCCCCGCATTGCGTGATGCCGATCCTTCTCAGGTTCAATCTAAACTTTGCTTGCTTAGTGATTTGGGTTTAGGGTCATCTGAGCTAGTGAAGATTATCAATTGCAGGCCTAGATTTTTCAGGACACGGATTAACCATAAGTTCGAAGAGAGGCTTGACTCTCTTGTGTCATTGTTTGAGTCAAAGGAAATGCTTCACAAGGCCATTGCAAGAAACCCTTCATTGTTATGTGAAAATAGCTATGATATCGAAGGTATTGTTGCACAATATGAAGAGTTAGGTGTACCGAAACGGGACTTCATTAAAATGCTGATTTTGCGGCCGACAATCATTTCGAGGACTTCCTTTGACGATGAGAAACTTGAATATATAAGTAGAACTGGGGTTTCGAAGGATGCCAAATTGTATAAGTATGTGGTGACATTAATAGGCATTTCTCGTGTGGACACGATTCGTGAAAAGGTGTTGAATCTTGCAAAGTTTGGTTTTTCAGATGATGAGATACTTGGTCTTTTTGGGAGGTCTCCTAATATTTTGACCTTGTCGACTGATAAGGTTCAGAGGAACATGACTTTCATTTTAGGTACAATGAAGCTTGAAGCTAAGATGATCTTAAAGTACCCGTATCTCTTGTTTGCAAATATGGAGACTGTTTTGAAGCCAAGAGGGTTACTAGCAATGAAGATACAAGATATGGATTCCAAGTTGAAAATACCCTCAATACTTAAGGCATTGAGGATGTCAGAGGAGAGGTTTTTAAAATTGTTTATTGAATGTCACGAGAAGGAAATTGCTGATGAATTAATGGAGTTTTATACAAGGACAAAAGAGTTTAAGAGATTAGCAGCTTCATCAAAGACTTGTACTACTAGAGGTTTCCCTTTTTGA